A genomic stretch from Antarcticibacterium flavum includes:
- a CDS encoding (Fe-S)-binding protein, producing the protein MQFLAQILFVIALVAGVGLFIRNIRRIIRNIKLGRPVDRKDNPGERFAMMARIAFGQSKMVKRPLSGFLHIIVYLGFIIINIEVLEIIIDGIFGTHRVMGAAGPPYNFLIGAFEILAFLVLVGVIVFWTRRNISNIYRFLGNELKGWPKNDANYILYFEMVLMTLFLVMNATDYQLQLKEAPYYFRETGIIGSFPISQFLSPIFEDLSISTLIVIERAAWWLHILGILFFLNYLYYSKHLHILLAFPNVYFAKLTPQGQFNNLQSVTDEVKLMMDPEADPYAAPADAEEEEMPAKFGASDVMDLNQVQLLNAYTCTECGRCTSECPANRTGKKLSPRKIMMDTRDRLEDVGAIINKKGKFEDDGKQLLDDYILREELWACTTCNACVEACPVGIDPLSIILDMRRYLVMEESAAPNELAIAMTNIENNGAPWPYNQMDRLNWADEK; encoded by the coding sequence ATGCAATTTCTTGCTCAAATTCTCTTTGTGATCGCCCTGGTAGCGGGCGTTGGACTATTTATCCGAAATATTCGAAGGATCATTAGGAATATCAAACTGGGACGACCCGTAGATCGAAAGGACAATCCCGGGGAACGTTTTGCAATGATGGCCCGGATCGCATTTGGACAGTCCAAGATGGTAAAGAGGCCGCTTTCAGGTTTTCTTCACATTATAGTTTATCTGGGCTTTATCATAATAAATATTGAAGTGTTGGAGATCATCATAGATGGGATCTTTGGTACTCACAGGGTAATGGGTGCCGCCGGCCCTCCTTATAATTTTTTAATTGGTGCCTTTGAGATCCTTGCCTTCCTCGTGCTGGTTGGCGTAATTGTCTTCTGGACCAGAAGGAACATCTCGAACATTTATAGGTTCCTGGGGAATGAACTTAAAGGATGGCCAAAGAATGATGCTAATTATATTCTTTATTTTGAAATGGTATTAATGACCCTGTTTCTGGTCATGAATGCTACAGATTATCAATTACAACTTAAGGAGGCTCCTTACTATTTCAGGGAAACAGGTATAATTGGTTCTTTTCCTATAAGCCAATTTCTCTCTCCAATCTTTGAAGATTTGAGTATCTCTACTCTTATCGTTATTGAAAGAGCCGCCTGGTGGTTACATATCCTGGGAATACTTTTCTTCCTGAATTATCTTTATTACTCAAAGCATCTTCACATACTACTGGCTTTCCCGAATGTGTATTTTGCAAAATTGACACCGCAAGGGCAATTCAATAATTTACAGTCTGTAACAGATGAAGTGAAACTCATGATGGATCCTGAAGCCGACCCTTATGCGGCCCCGGCTGATGCTGAAGAGGAAGAGATGCCGGCCAAATTTGGAGCATCAGATGTTATGGACCTAAACCAGGTACAGCTATTAAACGCCTACACCTGTACAGAATGTGGAAGGTGCACCTCTGAATGTCCTGCCAACAGAACAGGGAAAAAACTTTCTCCAAGAAAGATCATGATGGATACCCGTGACAGGCTGGAGGATGTGGGTGCGATCATCAATAAAAAAGGCAAATTTGAAGATGATGGCAAACAGTTACTGGATGATTATATTTTAAGAGAAGAACTTTGGGCATGTACAACTTGTAATGCCTGTGTGGAAGCCTGTCCTGTTGGGATAGATCCACTATCAATTATCCTGGATATGAGACGCTACTTAGTGATGGAAGAGAGTGCAGCTCCCAATGAACTGGCCATAGCAATGACAAATATTGAGAACAATGGAGCGCCCTGGCCATATAATCAAATGGACAGGTTGAACTGGGCTGACGAAAAATAG
- a CDS encoding ABC transporter ATPase, with protein sequence MFVPFNELPDTSRVWIYQANRSFTDAELTEISSRLETFLAAWTAHGGDLNASYEIKYRRFIIIALDQEVRAATGCSIDASVAFIQQLEKDYNVDLLDKMNVSYKQGEHVAFKTLIDFRKMAKDKAVSPNTIVFNNLVNNKYEYLNDWEVPAKDSWHNRFLK encoded by the coding sequence ATGTTTGTACCTTTTAACGAATTACCAGATACTTCCCGTGTATGGATCTATCAGGCCAACAGGTCTTTTACAGATGCCGAACTAACGGAGATTTCCTCTAGACTTGAAACTTTTTTAGCTGCCTGGACAGCTCATGGAGGTGATCTCAATGCTTCCTATGAAATTAAATACAGGAGGTTTATTATCATTGCTCTTGATCAGGAAGTGCGTGCAGCTACAGGATGTTCTATAGATGCTTCTGTGGCTTTCATACAGCAGCTCGAAAAGGACTACAATGTGGACCTTCTCGATAAGATGAATGTGAGCTATAAACAAGGGGAACACGTGGCCTTTAAAACCCTTATAGATTTCAGGAAAATGGCCAAGGACAAAGCAGTTTCTCCCAATACAATAGTTTTCAACAATTTGGTCAATAACAAGTATGAATATTTAAACGACTGGGAAGTCCCGGCAAAGGACAGCTGGCACAACCGGTTTTTAAAATAA
- a CDS encoding putative LPS assembly protein LptD: MQTNSLNTLFFIVFLFAGHGISLAQEIKTANEVRIEAQRDTVTGVSDSLAISPLLPMPEVRQDTVFTDTIRRPQLLTDVVKYEAVDYMRLSPKENRMYLYNQAQITYEDMVITAGLIIVDNNKNEVYAFGIPDSTGAYSQKPIFTQGQNTVEPDSIRFNFSSQKALVYNSRTNQGSFNVIGEVTKRQNDSVYYMQNVRFTTSEDEENPDYYFYARRIKFVPQKKIVSGLVNMYIADVPTPLGLPFGYFPMTEEQTSGFIIPSFGQTNQRGYFLQNGGYYFAISDYADLLVLGDYYTNGSYGLRLESNYAVRYKFRGNLNFRYENLLDSERGFPDFSQRTVYNLQWTHNQDAKANPSSRFSASVNLGSSNYYQESVNQSNTANFLNNTLRSSVSYSKTFDGEPNVNINIAATHQQNTNTQQIDMTLPTLQASMGRIFPLAPKLGVKKGLIENINLQYNMRAENRISTTDSLFLSPQMFRDANYGVQHSIPLSTNFKLFRHFSVTSSANYQESWVFKTFDRSYDPNTRQVVVDTIRGFDSFRSYNFNTSVGTTLYGMKSFGRDKKIQAIRHVMRPSISYNINPAFDQYWDEYEIVNEQDPALNRIVEYSRFQGSLYSPPGQNFASSLGLSISNTLEAKVRDKDSTATEPKKITLLNNFSVGTAYNLAGDSLRLAPINMRGSIPIIQNKLDINVVANLDMYALDNNNRRIDKLNIANGGSLFRFTMANVSFGYNFSSKDFTDDAGENKDRIDNETFRGGGRPDDLFGKGTDVDGRFFDEEEDVFEGDERENDQWYNYKIPWNFRMQYTMTYNNTARQNEISSHSIMFSGDIEIAPKWVVGGSSGFDLKDAGFTYTQLRFQRDLDSWRMSFNWVPFSPRASWYFFIGIKSAILRDIKYDKRNEPDRRL; encoded by the coding sequence TTGCAGACAAACTCACTTAATACTCTTTTTTTTATAGTTTTTTTGTTTGCCGGGCATGGAATTTCCCTTGCCCAGGAAATCAAGACTGCAAATGAGGTTCGTATTGAAGCCCAGCGCGATACTGTCACAGGGGTAAGTGATTCCCTTGCTATCTCCCCTTTGCTTCCTATGCCGGAGGTAAGACAGGATACTGTTTTCACAGATACCATTCGAAGACCTCAATTGCTTACAGATGTTGTGAAATATGAAGCAGTGGATTATATGCGCCTTAGCCCCAAAGAGAACCGCATGTACCTTTATAATCAGGCCCAGATCACATACGAAGATATGGTTATTACTGCCGGTTTAATCATAGTAGACAATAATAAAAACGAAGTTTATGCATTTGGAATCCCAGATTCCACAGGTGCATACTCCCAGAAGCCCATATTTACACAGGGGCAGAATACAGTAGAACCGGATTCCATCCGGTTTAATTTTAGTTCCCAAAAGGCACTGGTTTATAATTCCAGGACCAATCAGGGTTCTTTTAATGTTATAGGCGAAGTGACCAAAAGACAGAACGATTCTGTTTACTATATGCAGAATGTAAGGTTCACCACTTCTGAAGATGAAGAGAATCCAGATTATTACTTCTACGCGCGGCGAATAAAATTTGTTCCTCAAAAGAAGATCGTGAGTGGCCTGGTGAATATGTACATTGCAGATGTTCCAACTCCCCTGGGGCTTCCTTTCGGTTATTTTCCTATGACAGAGGAGCAAACCTCGGGCTTTATAATTCCTTCCTTTGGACAAACAAATCAACGAGGGTATTTCTTACAAAATGGAGGATACTATTTTGCAATAAGTGATTATGCAGATCTCCTGGTCCTGGGAGATTACTATACGAATGGAAGTTATGGGCTAAGGCTGGAATCAAATTATGCCGTGAGGTACAAATTCCGGGGGAATCTAAATTTCAGGTATGAGAATTTACTTGATAGCGAACGTGGATTCCCCGATTTTTCTCAAAGAACGGTTTACAACCTGCAGTGGACCCACAACCAGGACGCAAAAGCAAATCCAAGTTCAAGATTTTCAGCATCGGTAAACCTGGGGAGTAGCAATTATTATCAGGAGTCGGTAAACCAATCCAATACGGCCAATTTCCTTAACAACACCCTTCGTTCCTCTGTTTCCTATTCCAAGACCTTTGACGGGGAGCCAAATGTGAACATCAACATTGCCGCAACCCACCAGCAAAACACCAATACCCAGCAAATAGACATGACCCTGCCAACATTACAGGCAAGTATGGGGCGTATTTTTCCACTTGCACCTAAGCTGGGGGTTAAAAAAGGTTTGATAGAAAATATCAACCTCCAATATAATATGAGGGCAGAAAACAGGATATCTACCACAGATTCCTTATTCCTCTCCCCACAAATGTTCAGGGATGCCAATTATGGGGTGCAGCACAGTATCCCATTGTCCACCAACTTTAAATTATTCAGGCATTTTAGTGTAACCTCCAGTGCCAATTACCAGGAGAGCTGGGTTTTTAAGACTTTTGACAGGTCATATGATCCCAATACCCGGCAGGTTGTTGTAGATACTATAAGAGGTTTTGATTCCTTCAGAAGTTATAACTTCAATACCAGTGTGGGAACAACTCTTTATGGAATGAAAAGTTTTGGCAGGGATAAGAAAATTCAGGCTATTAGACATGTGATGCGTCCTTCTATAAGTTACAATATAAATCCTGCTTTTGACCAATACTGGGATGAATATGAAATTGTTAACGAGCAGGACCCGGCCCTTAACAGGATCGTGGAATATTCCAGGTTCCAGGGTTCTTTGTACAGCCCCCCGGGACAAAACTTTGCAAGTTCCCTGGGCCTGAGTATAAGTAACACGCTGGAGGCAAAAGTTCGGGATAAGGACAGCACGGCTACTGAACCCAAAAAGATTACCCTGCTTAACAACTTTAGTGTGGGGACCGCCTATAACCTGGCAGGAGATTCCCTGAGGCTGGCCCCAATAAATATGCGTGGAAGTATTCCTATCATTCAAAATAAGCTTGATATCAATGTCGTGGCCAACCTTGACATGTACGCCCTGGATAATAATAATCGAAGGATAGATAAGTTAAATATAGCAAATGGCGGGAGCCTTTTTCGATTCACCATGGCCAATGTAAGCTTTGGGTATAACTTCTCCAGCAAGGACTTTACAGATGATGCCGGGGAAAATAAGGACAGGATAGACAATGAAACCTTTAGAGGTGGTGGCCGCCCAGATGATCTCTTTGGTAAGGGAACAGATGTAGACGGCAGGTTCTTTGATGAAGAGGAAGATGTCTTTGAAGGTGATGAAAGGGAAAATGACCAGTGGTATAATTACAAGATCCCGTGGAACTTCAGGATGCAGTATACTATGACCTATAATAATACCGCAAGACAAAATGAGATCTCTTCCCACTCTATCATGTTTTCGGGGGATATAGAGATCGCTCCAAAATGGGTGGTTGGAGGTTCTTCAGGATTTGACCTTAAAGATGCCGGATTTACCTATACCCAGCTGCGTTTCCAGCGAGACCTGGACAGCTGGAGGATGAGCTTTAACTGGGTACCCTTTAGCCCACGTGCCTCCTGGTATTTCTTCATTGGGATAAAGAGTGCGATCCTAAGGGATATTAAGTACGATAAACGGAATGAGCCAGATAGGAGACTTTAG
- a CDS encoding (Fe-S)-binding protein, which produces MAEAIKVPTMAEYMAEGKKPEVLFWVGCMGSFDDRAKKVTKAFVKLLSEANVDFAVLGTEESCTGDPAKRAGNEFLFQMQAVTNIEVLNGYEIKKVVTACPHCFNTIKNEYPVLGGNYEVMHHTTFLKSLLEEGRLKVEGGKFKGKRITFHDPCYLGRANNVYEAPRDLLRKLEVELVEMKKCKKNGMCCGAGGGQMFKEPEPGNKDVNIARTEQAMEVKPEIIAAGCPFCNTMMTDGVKSKDQEKNIEVMDVAEMIANAHDL; this is translated from the coding sequence ATGGCAGAAGCAATAAAAGTCCCCACAATGGCTGAATATATGGCCGAAGGAAAAAAACCTGAAGTTTTATTCTGGGTTGGTTGTATGGGAAGTTTTGACGACAGGGCTAAAAAAGTTACCAAGGCTTTTGTAAAATTATTGAGCGAGGCAAATGTAGATTTCGCCGTGCTGGGAACTGAAGAAAGCTGTACCGGAGATCCTGCCAAGCGTGCGGGAAATGAATTCCTTTTTCAAATGCAGGCAGTGACCAATATTGAGGTGCTTAACGGTTATGAGATCAAAAAGGTTGTAACGGCCTGCCCTCATTGCTTTAACACAATAAAAAATGAATATCCCGTGCTTGGTGGTAACTATGAAGTAATGCACCATACGACTTTCCTTAAATCCTTGCTTGAAGAAGGTCGGCTTAAGGTTGAGGGTGGAAAATTTAAAGGTAAGAGGATCACCTTTCATGACCCCTGCTACCTGGGACGCGCCAATAACGTCTATGAAGCTCCAAGGGACTTGCTTAGAAAGCTCGAAGTGGAACTCGTAGAGATGAAAAAATGTAAAAAGAACGGGATGTGCTGTGGAGCCGGGGGTGGACAGATGTTCAAGGAACCGGAACCCGGTAACAAGGACGTAAACATTGCCAGGACAGAGCAGGCAATGGAAGTAAAACCGGAGATCATAGCAGCAGGTTGCCCGTTTTGTAATACCATGATGACAGATGGGGTTAAAAGCAAGGACCAGGAAAAGAATATTGAGGTAATGGATGTGGCAGAGATGATCGCCAATGCCCACGATCTTTAA
- a CDS encoding N-acetylmuramoyl-L-alanine amidase family protein, which produces MRTNPIKLFVLFLTAFVFIASTPAQNGPGKKQFVVVLDAGHGGKDPGNRGGGFKEKDIALNIVLQVGRQLEKDPNVKVIYTRDKDIFIPLDQRAKIANEAKADLFVSVHCNAHNSQAYGTETFVLGLHRNQTNFEVAKRENSVIFLEEDYDITYGGFDPNSPESYIGMMIMQEEYLEQSILLADFVQKKFTNDLKRNNRGVKQAGFLVLHQTYMPSVLIETGFLTNNSEGAYLNSSTGQSKMAEAITNAIVDYSHTINLATLENISEEVAAEIVTSEPVIDIYDGVTFKVQLAASSKKLEPKSSNFKGLTPVFREKEGKLYKYYYGATSSYSQIQKLHQQAKAKGYPSSYVVAFREGNKITVNEALNSQSK; this is translated from the coding sequence ATGAGAACGAACCCCATTAAGCTTTTCGTATTATTCTTGACCGCATTTGTATTTATTGCCTCCACACCCGCGCAAAATGGCCCGGGTAAAAAACAATTTGTGGTAGTACTTGACGCCGGGCATGGTGGAAAGGACCCCGGGAACCGGGGAGGTGGTTTTAAGGAAAAGGACATTGCACTCAACATAGTGCTGCAGGTAGGAAGACAACTTGAGAAAGATCCCAATGTAAAGGTGATTTATACAAGGGATAAGGATATATTTATTCCCCTGGACCAGCGGGCCAAAATAGCCAATGAAGCCAAGGCCGACCTTTTTGTATCTGTCCACTGTAACGCCCACAACTCGCAGGCATATGGCACAGAGACCTTTGTATTAGGACTTCACAGGAATCAAACCAACTTTGAGGTTGCAAAAAGAGAGAACTCGGTAATTTTCCTTGAAGAGGATTATGATATAACTTATGGCGGGTTTGATCCAAATTCTCCCGAATCCTATATTGGAATGATGATCATGCAGGAGGAATACCTGGAGCAAAGTATTTTGCTGGCAGATTTCGTACAGAAGAAATTCACCAATGATCTAAAGAGGAACAACAGGGGAGTAAAGCAGGCAGGTTTCCTTGTACTGCACCAAACCTATATGCCAAGCGTGCTTATTGAAACAGGTTTCCTTACAAACAATAGCGAGGGAGCGTATTTGAACAGCAGTACCGGCCAGTCAAAAATGGCAGAGGCTATCACCAATGCAATTGTAGATTACAGCCACACTATTAACCTGGCTACCCTTGAAAATATTTCAGAAGAAGTAGCGGCAGAGATCGTTACATCCGAGCCTGTTATAGATATTTATGATGGTGTCACCTTTAAGGTGCAGCTGGCTGCAAGTTCCAAAAAACTTGAGCCCAAATCATCCAACTTTAAAGGATTGACCCCCGTATTTAGGGAAAAAGAAGGAAAGCTTTATAAATATTACTATGGAGCTACCTCCAGTTATTCCCAAATTCAAAAACTTCACCAGCAGGCAAAAGCAAAGGGATATCCAAGCAGTTACGTAGTCGCATTCAGGGAAGGCAATAAGATTACAGTTAATGAGGCGTTAAATTCACAGAGCAAATAG
- a CDS encoding glycoside hydrolase family 3 N-terminal domain-containing protein gives MSIRPLHFLFLISILFLNLPVTAQSNDPLETVDFENQRMWVDSIYNNLSLQEKVGQLFMVDLFSNGSRASHNKVRGLITEQHIGGVIFSKGGPGQQAKLNNEFQELAKVPLLIGMDAEWGLAMRLDSTFALPWNMTLGAVQSLKLIEEAGASISRHSRRLGVHINFAPVIDINTNPENPIIGNRAFGEEKINVTNKALAFMKGMHREGILSSAKHFPGHGDTNSDSHKTLPTISFSRARIDSTELFPYYKLIDEGVSSIMVAHLNVPGLEREKNLPSSLSKTIVTDLLKERLGFKGLIFTDALNMKGASNHTSPGDIDLAAFLAGNDILLISEDVPKASVKIMEAYNNGIITEERLSHSVKKILKAKYKAGLHHYLPVNPIGLEENLHTVQDRVLNEELFENAITIVKNDLGILPVKDLDTRKIAYVHFGDDSGDAFLTQLRKYSRIDHIKAERLDEMISKLREYNLVIIGYHKSNASPWARYKFSRDELTWIHEIAKNNLSILNVFTRPYALLDLNSSSLMEGIIMGYQNSPIAQEKTAQILFGALEARGKLPVSAGEEFPAGTGFYTRAVNRLSYGIPESVGLRSTGLAKIDSLVDLAISRKMTPGLQVMIARRGKVIYNRNAGYHTYEKKTPVTDTSLYDLASLTKILASLPLIMELEERGVINFDSRLGELMPYFIGSNKENIRLQDMLLHYGRLKAWLPFYVPTIDRATKRPSLQYYREKPVENFNLQVANEMYIRNDIRDSILGVIRSSSLEKQLGYKYSDLPFYIMKYYLEDHHNAPLDLITYDRFYNPLGANYTTYSPLEHFSLDQIVPTEEDKLWRRQRVHGFVHDQGAAMQGGIGGHAGLFSNANDVTKIMQLYLNGGHYGGRKYLEQETLEKFNTCYYCENNVRRGVGFDKPQLSQSGPTCGCVSLASFGHSGFTGTFAWADPDEEIVYVFLSNRTYPDVDNRALIRENIREKIQQVIYDSIEF, from the coding sequence ATGAGCATAAGGCCCCTTCATTTTCTTTTTCTAATAAGCATTCTTTTTCTCAATTTACCGGTTACCGCTCAATCCAATGATCCGCTGGAAACCGTTGATTTTGAGAACCAGCGAATGTGGGTGGACAGCATTTATAACAACCTTAGCCTGCAGGAGAAAGTTGGTCAGCTTTTTATGGTAGATCTCTTTTCTAACGGTTCAAGGGCAAGCCACAATAAAGTAAGAGGATTGATCACTGAGCAGCATATTGGTGGGGTGATCTTTTCAAAGGGTGGGCCCGGGCAGCAGGCAAAACTTAATAATGAATTTCAGGAACTGGCAAAGGTTCCCTTGCTCATAGGAATGGATGCTGAATGGGGCCTGGCGATGAGGCTGGATTCTACCTTTGCCCTGCCATGGAACATGACCCTGGGGGCGGTTCAAAGCCTTAAACTTATTGAAGAGGCAGGAGCTTCTATATCACGTCACTCCAGAAGATTAGGAGTGCATATAAATTTTGCTCCGGTCATTGATATTAACACCAATCCAGAGAATCCTATCATTGGGAACAGGGCCTTTGGGGAGGAAAAGATCAATGTGACCAATAAAGCATTAGCCTTTATGAAAGGGATGCACAGGGAGGGTATCCTCTCCAGTGCGAAACATTTCCCTGGACATGGAGACACAAATAGTGACAGTCACAAAACCCTGCCCACTATTTCTTTTTCTCGTGCCCGTATTGACAGTACAGAACTTTTTCCTTATTACAAACTCATAGATGAAGGGGTTTCCAGTATAATGGTAGCCCACCTCAATGTTCCAGGCCTGGAACGGGAAAAGAACCTGCCATCTTCACTTTCTAAAACCATTGTAACAGATCTTTTAAAGGAAAGACTGGGCTTCAAGGGTCTTATTTTCACTGATGCTCTGAATATGAAGGGAGCCTCCAATCACACCAGCCCGGGAGATATTGACCTTGCAGCATTCCTTGCAGGCAATGATATACTCTTGATATCTGAAGATGTACCGAAAGCTTCAGTGAAAATTATGGAGGCCTACAATAACGGCATTATAACAGAAGAAAGACTGTCGCATTCCGTAAAAAAAATACTGAAGGCAAAATACAAAGCAGGATTACATCATTACCTTCCTGTGAATCCTATTGGACTCGAAGAGAATTTACATACAGTGCAGGACAGGGTCCTCAATGAAGAACTATTTGAGAATGCAATTACCATCGTAAAGAATGATCTGGGGATCCTGCCTGTAAAAGACCTGGACACAAGGAAGATTGCCTATGTGCACTTTGGGGATGACAGTGGGGATGCTTTTTTAACCCAATTGCGCAAATATTCCCGCATTGATCACATAAAAGCAGAACGCCTGGATGAAATGATCTCGAAATTAAGAGAATATAATTTAGTGATCATAGGTTACCACAAATCCAATGCTTCCCCCTGGGCAAGGTATAAGTTTAGTCGTGATGAATTAACCTGGATTCACGAAATAGCAAAGAACAATCTCTCCATATTGAATGTATTTACCCGCCCTTATGCGCTGCTGGATCTAAATTCCTCCAGCCTTATGGAAGGGATCATTATGGGTTATCAGAATAGTCCCATAGCACAGGAAAAGACTGCGCAAATACTTTTTGGAGCATTGGAGGCGAGAGGGAAATTACCGGTGAGTGCAGGCGAGGAATTTCCTGCAGGTACAGGCTTCTATACCCGTGCTGTGAACAGGCTCTCTTACGGGATTCCAGAATCTGTAGGGCTGCGTTCCACCGGCCTGGCCAAGATAGATTCCCTTGTAGACCTGGCAATATCCAGGAAAATGACTCCGGGATTACAAGTGATGATTGCCCGCAGGGGAAAGGTTATCTATAACCGCAATGCAGGTTACCACACCTATGAAAAAAAGACCCCTGTAACAGATACCTCTCTATATGACCTGGCATCGCTTACGAAGATCCTTGCCAGCCTTCCTCTAATTATGGAACTTGAAGAAAGGGGTGTTATCAATTTTGACTCCCGGTTGGGAGAGCTTATGCCATATTTCATAGGGTCCAATAAGGAAAATATCCGGCTGCAGGATATGTTGCTTCATTATGGCCGGTTAAAAGCCTGGCTTCCGTTCTATGTTCCTACCATTGACCGGGCAACCAAAAGGCCATCCCTACAGTATTACAGGGAAAAACCAGTAGAGAATTTTAACCTGCAGGTGGCCAATGAAATGTATATAAGGAATGATATAAGGGATTCTATATTAGGAGTTATAAGAAGTAGTAGCCTTGAAAAACAGCTTGGTTACAAATACAGTGACCTGCCATTTTATATTATGAAATATTATCTGGAAGATCATCATAATGCTCCACTGGACCTTATTACCTACGACCGGTTCTATAATCCCCTTGGTGCAAATTACACGACATATTCTCCCCTGGAACATTTTTCCCTGGATCAAATTGTCCCTACTGAGGAAGATAAACTATGGCGGCGGCAAAGGGTACATGGGTTTGTACACGATCAGGGTGCTGCCATGCAGGGAGGTATAGGCGGCCACGCAGGCCTTTTCAGCAATGCTAATGATGTGACCAAGATCATGCAGCTATATCTCAATGGCGGGCATTATGGGGGCAGGAAATATCTCGAACAGGAAACCCTCGAGAAATTCAATACCTGTTATTATTGCGAAAACAATGTAAGGAGGGGTGTGGGTTTCGACAAACCTCAATTATCCCAGAGCGGTCCTACCTGTGGATGCGTTTCGCTGGCCAGTTTTGGACATAGTGGATTCACCGGGACCTTTGCCTGGGCAGATCCTGATGAAGAAATAGTGTATGTATTTCTTTCCAACAGGACTTATCCAGATGTGGATAACCGTGCCCTTATAAGGGAAAATATTAGAGAAAAGATACAGCAGGTGATCTATGATTCCATAGAATTTTAG
- a CDS encoding MlaD family protein, which produces MKYSKEVKTGILAVIAILILIFGYSFLKGQNLLDSSRTFHAIYADVEGLSTSSPVTINGHKVGQVTRIGFLDETGLLLVTFTVDTDFKFSKNSLAQVYGGGIIGGKSLGIVPEYEMGQMAKSGDTLPSDIEEGIMELVNERLTPLQIKVERAIVSTDSLLTSLNEVLNPETRNNIALALEDLALTVSSIKGTAESLNGIVAGNSEKLNRTFTNLDEMSGNFNKFSDTLAQVNIGAMTRDIEKVIADFEQLSNNLNSGRGTAGKLLTDDSVYENLERATSELEQLLQDVKLNPKRYVHFSVFGKSGRPYEPVRDTIN; this is translated from the coding sequence TTGAAATATTCTAAAGAGGTTAAAACCGGTATTTTGGCTGTTATAGCCATTTTAATACTAATATTTGGTTATAGTTTTTTGAAAGGACAAAATCTCTTAGACTCCAGCAGAACATTTCACGCAATTTATGCCGATGTTGAAGGGCTTTCAACCTCCTCTCCCGTAACTATTAACGGGCACAAGGTTGGCCAGGTGACAAGGATTGGTTTCCTTGATGAAACCGGTCTTCTTTTGGTAACCTTCACCGTGGATACAGATTTTAAATTCTCTAAAAATAGTCTCGCACAGGTGTATGGAGGTGGTATTATTGGAGGGAAATCCCTTGGAATTGTTCCTGAATATGAAATGGGACAAATGGCCAAATCTGGCGATACCCTGCCCAGCGATATTGAAGAGGGTATTATGGAACTTGTGAATGAGAGGCTTACCCCGCTTCAAATTAAAGTTGAAAGGGCAATTGTGAGTACAGATTCTCTTTTGACTTCCCTAAATGAGGTACTTAATCCTGAAACCCGCAACAATATAGCTCTTGCCCTGGAGGATCTGGCTTTGACAGTTTCTTCTATTAAAGGCACTGCAGAGTCACTAAACGGGATCGTAGCAGGAAATTCAGAAAAGCTGAACCGTACCTTCACCAATCTTGATGAAATGTCCGGAAACTTCAATAAGTTTTCAGATACTTTGGCACAGGTCAATATAGGTGCAATGACAAGAGATATCGAAAAGGTAATTGCAGATTTTGAACAGCTTTCCAATAACCTTAACAGTGGGAGAGGTACTGCAGGTAAACTACTTACAGATGATTCGGTATATGAAAATCTTGAAAGGGCTACCAGTGAACTGGAACAACTCCTGCAGGATGTCAAGCTCAACCCAAAACGCTATGTCCATTTCTCTGTATTCGGTAAAAGTGGAAGGCCTTATGAACCTGTAAGGGATACAATTAACTAA